The proteins below come from a single Desulfitobacterium metallireducens DSM 15288 genomic window:
- a CDS encoding DEAD/DEAH box helicase: MLQSGLYEQIISKFLKTQLDQQSDKFIKTALLEEEESPRMIAKYLSEVIENGLHNVKDHGKDLQAQLSLANKLIDTLVQTVGEKSLLEHSIDEAGEMLLALLDKKNKIYAINDKAEIQRPVTSLAESSLFTGAGYEPSMFTELKREIVSCDRIDMLVSFIKWSGLRLIIDELRSFTEAGGKLRVITTSYLGATDLKAIEELRELPNTEIKISYDTKRTRLHAKAYVFYRNTGFITAYIGSSNLSNSALSSGLEWNVKATAKDLPDIIQKIEATFESYWYAKEFEVYTSAEIERLAQALKKEKYLGKEEGIPYLFDLTPFSYQQEILDRLNVERKVKGYYRNLIVAATGTGKTVISAFDYLRYRKENKEKPCRLLFVAHREEILKQSLACFRGVLKDANFGELYVGNYKPESIEHLFISIQTFNSCELDQSTSPDFYDFIIVDEFHHAAAPTYQKLLTYYMPKILLGLTATPERMDGKSILKFFDQRIAAEIRLPEAIGRKLLSPFQYFGVTDQVDLNSLKWSRGGYDKSELSKVYTENDLRVSTIVKAIRKYTTDLAEIKGLGFCVCKEHAEYMARSFNRFGILSMFLISDSSDEDRNSAKKRLVDGEIRFIFVVDLYNEGVDIPEVNTILFLRPTESLTVFLQQLGRGLRLAEDKECLTVLDFIGQANKKYDFEDKFTALLNNTKSVQREIKEGFTSLPKGCYIQLERKAKDYILDNIRSSYSNKTGLIARIANFTEDTGLKLNLPNFLGYYHLEMKMIYKAKVSFSRYCVLSHVITDFDEPLETIVTKALGRISAIDSRRWISFLLEVLSQSYQVKIESLSESDTRMLQMFHFTIWQKTLVECGFSSLEESLSQLRNSPVMLAEIIEVLRYNYDHIDLMDEQVDLGFDSPLDLHCTYTRDQILVAMDFMKPATVREGVKFLPEKKIDVFFITLNKSDKDYSPSTMYQDYSINERLFHWQSQSTTSADSTTGQRYINHKVLGSKVLLFVREYKNDQIGTAPYTFLGLADYVQHEGSRPMNITWRLHRPIPAKYSKITNKLIVG; this comes from the coding sequence ATGCTACAGTCAGGGCTGTACGAACAAATTATTAGTAAATTTTTAAAAACTCAGCTTGATCAGCAATCGGACAAGTTCATAAAAACTGCGCTCCTTGAGGAAGAAGAATCACCAAGAATGATTGCTAAATACCTGTCAGAAGTCATCGAAAATGGATTACATAATGTGAAAGATCATGGCAAGGATTTACAGGCCCAGCTTAGCCTTGCTAATAAGCTGATCGACACCCTTGTCCAGACCGTAGGTGAAAAGAGTTTATTAGAACATTCTATAGACGAAGCGGGAGAGATGTTGCTTGCCTTACTCGATAAAAAGAATAAAATTTATGCGATTAATGACAAGGCAGAAATCCAACGTCCTGTTACTTCCCTTGCTGAAAGTTCTTTATTTACAGGAGCGGGATATGAACCCAGTATGTTTACGGAACTCAAAAGAGAAATAGTGTCCTGTGACCGGATCGATATGCTTGTTTCTTTTATTAAATGGAGCGGTCTACGTTTAATTATTGATGAGCTAAGATCTTTTACTGAAGCCGGTGGCAAACTCCGTGTGATCACTACTTCCTATTTGGGCGCCACTGATTTGAAGGCTATTGAAGAACTAAGGGAATTGCCAAATACGGAGATAAAGATATCGTATGATACGAAAAGAACACGACTTCATGCCAAGGCCTACGTGTTTTATCGTAATACGGGGTTTATTACGGCTTATATAGGCTCCTCCAATCTTTCGAATTCAGCTCTTTCCAGTGGACTAGAATGGAACGTTAAAGCTACTGCCAAGGATTTGCCGGATATCATTCAGAAGATTGAAGCGACCTTTGAAAGTTATTGGTATGCAAAAGAATTTGAAGTTTATACTTCCGCTGAAATAGAAAGATTAGCCCAAGCCTTAAAGAAAGAAAAATACCTCGGAAAAGAAGAAGGGATTCCTTACCTTTTCGATCTTACGCCCTTTTCTTATCAACAAGAAATATTAGACCGACTGAATGTAGAGAGAAAGGTTAAAGGATATTATCGGAACCTTATCGTGGCTGCTACAGGTACTGGGAAAACAGTCATCTCTGCTTTTGATTATTTACGCTATCGGAAGGAGAACAAAGAAAAACCTTGCCGGCTCCTTTTTGTTGCACACCGAGAAGAAATCTTAAAGCAAAGTCTAGCTTGTTTTCGCGGGGTTTTGAAAGATGCTAATTTTGGTGAGCTCTATGTAGGAAATTATAAGCCAGAAAGCATCGAACATTTATTCATTTCCATTCAGACTTTTAATTCCTGTGAACTGGATCAAAGCACGTCACCCGATTTTTATGATTTTATCATTGTGGACGAATTCCATCATGCTGCGGCACCAACCTACCAAAAGTTACTCACCTACTATATGCCGAAGATTTTACTGGGCCTTACGGCAACCCCAGAACGTATGGATGGCAAAAGCATTCTAAAATTTTTTGATCAGAGGATTGCAGCAGAGATTCGTTTACCTGAAGCCATCGGCCGGAAGCTTCTCAGCCCTTTTCAGTACTTTGGAGTTACAGACCAGGTAGACCTCAATAGTTTGAAATGGTCACGTGGAGGATATGACAAAAGTGAACTTTCCAAGGTTTATACGGAAAACGACTTACGCGTGAGTACCATTGTAAAGGCTATTCGTAAGTATACGACGGACTTGGCGGAGATTAAGGGCTTGGGGTTCTGTGTTTGCAAAGAGCACGCTGAATACATGGCACGCTCTTTTAATCGATTTGGGATCTTATCTATGTTTTTGATTTCGGATTCTAGTGATGAAGACAGAAATTCAGCCAAGAAAAGGCTCGTTGACGGCGAGATTCGGTTTATCTTTGTTGTGGATTTGTATAATGAGGGTGTGGATATTCCTGAAGTGAATACAATCTTGTTTTTGCGTCCTACGGAAAGTTTAACGGTATTCTTGCAACAGCTGGGGCGTGGACTGAGGTTAGCTGAAGATAAAGAATGCTTAACAGTTCTCGATTTTATAGGACAGGCCAATAAAAAATATGATTTTGAAGATAAGTTCACAGCTCTATTAAACAATACTAAGAGTGTTCAGAGAGAGATTAAGGAAGGTTTTACTTCTTTGCCTAAAGGCTGTTATATTCAGCTAGAACGCAAGGCCAAGGACTATATTTTGGATAATATTCGAAGTTCCTATAGCAACAAAACTGGTTTAATTGCTAGGATTGCCAACTTTACCGAAGATACAGGACTAAAACTAAATCTCCCTAATTTTTTAGGGTATTATCATCTTGAAATGAAGATGATCTATAAGGCTAAAGTAAGTTTTTCTAGATATTGTGTTTTATCTCATGTTATAACTGACTTTGATGAACCTTTAGAGACTATAGTCACCAAAGCCTTGGGGCGTATCAGTGCTATTGATTCTAGAAGATGGATTAGTTTTCTGCTTGAAGTTTTATCTCAGTCCTACCAAGTGAAGATTGAAAGCTTAAGTGAATCAGATACTCGGATGCTCCAAATGTTTCATTTTACGATTTGGCAAAAAACGCTCGTAGAGTGCGGTTTTTCTTCGCTTGAAGAAAGTCTTTCACAGCTCAGAAATTCTCCTGTGATGCTGGCTGAAATAATTGAAGTTCTACGATACAATTATGATCATATCGATTTAATGGATGAACAAGTTGATTTGGGTTTTGACTCTCCTCTAGATTTACACTGTACGTATACCAGAGATCAAATTCTCGTAGCGATGGATTTTATGAAACCAGCCACCGTACGTGAGGGTGTAAAATTTTTGCCAGAGAAGAAGATCGATGTATTTTTCATAACCCTGAACAAATCCGATAAAGATTATTCCCCGAGTACCATGTATCAAGATTATTCCATCAACGAAAGGTTGTTTCATTGGCAAAGTCAAAGTACCACATCTGCTGATTCTACAACAGGTCAGCGTTATATTAACCATAAAGTTTTAGGAAGTAAG
- a CDS encoding DUF2726 domain-containing protein, whose translation MFLTDLEKSFYHVLRQCVGNKAVICPKVGLKDIFFIDKGVGKDYMKYFGKIAQKHVDFLLCDPDSMEPLCGIELDDISHTNKKAYKRDIFVEKVYNDANLELIRISSKSGYTLSEVETALTGVFDKSKKIFTIQNNTEIVLCPKCSMPMVIRKASKGQNAGKEFYGCPNFPKCKEIINIDC comes from the coding sequence ATCTTTTTAACGGATCTCGAGAAATCTTTTTATCACGTTTTGCGGCAATGTGTTGGGAATAAAGCAGTCATATGTCCCAAAGTAGGCTTGAAGGATATTTTCTTTATCGATAAGGGTGTTGGTAAAGACTACATGAAGTATTTTGGTAAAATTGCGCAAAAACATGTTGACTTTCTTCTGTGTGACCCAGATTCAATGGAGCCATTATGCGGAATCGAACTAGATGATATCAGCCATACAAACAAGAAAGCTTATAAGCGGGACATATTTGTTGAAAAGGTATATAATGATGCAAATTTAGAGCTTATCCGAATTTCATCAAAGTCCGGGTATACTTTAAGCGAAGTGGAAACAGCTTTAACAGGAGTTTTCGATAAATCAAAAAAGATATTTACCATTCAAAATAATACTGAGATAGTTTTGTGTCCCAAATGTAGTATGCCTATGGTTATTCGTAAAGCAAGTAAGGGACAAAATGCTGGGAAGGAATTTTATGGTTGTCCTAATTTTCCGAAATGTAAGGAAATAATTAATATCGATTGTTAG
- a CDS encoding zinc dependent phospholipase C family protein, which produces MFMTTHKIVAQQTLAQLSRSNYPLDKRCFIWGNMIPDIAPNLIAKPHYLNESLNYIVKSTLSLCCLPASILDIPMKRRYVSAQIGIICHFLSDFFTLPHSQRLKLDSISATSKHLKYETLLQHKASQGSFSQLNLSEENISSFVMQLQAQYQLREDYMNDLRYSVKISSIISALIVQTIQENAPLNSYEKVEAAIL; this is translated from the coding sequence ATGTTTATGACCACACATAAAATCGTTGCGCAACAAACCCTCGCGCAGCTCAGTCGTAGCAATTATCCTTTAGATAAAAGGTGTTTTATCTGGGGAAATATGATCCCTGATATTGCTCCAAACTTAATAGCCAAACCCCATTATCTGAATGAAAGTCTAAATTATATAGTCAAGAGCACATTGTCTTTGTGTTGTCTTCCAGCTTCTATTTTAGATATCCCAATGAAACGTAGATATGTAAGCGCACAAATCGGTATTATCTGCCACTTTCTATCTGATTTCTTCACGCTTCCTCATAGTCAACGTTTGAAATTAGATTCAATCTCTGCCACCTCAAAGCATCTAAAATATGAAACTCTTCTTCAACATAAGGCTTCGCAAGGGTCATTTTCACAGCTCAACTTATCTGAGGAAAACATCTCCTCTTTCGTTATGCAATTGCAGGCTCAATATCAACTCCGAGAAGATTACATGAATGATTTAAGGTATTCAGTTAAAATTTCATCGATTATCTCTGCACTTATTGTTCAAACCATTCAAGAAAATGCTCCATTAAATTCCTATGAGAAGGTAGAGGCTGCCATATTATAA
- a CDS encoding DUF4023 family protein: MDFVEKFNEDKKKAEENRKHQGHGNPDRNLPNKQHSTNK; this comes from the coding sequence ATGGATTTTGTAGAGAAATTTAATGAAGACAAGAAAAAAGCAGAAGAGAATAGAAAACATCAAGGTCATGGAAATCCGGATAGAAATTTACCCAATAAACAACATAGTACGAATAAATAA
- a CDS encoding L,D-transpeptidase family protein: MGDTEDEFKVKPQEEEKEKLIEDPKEDPLPNKKRKRIGAGIAISLCMLLFLYFGITKYFTNHFCFESEINSVDVTGKTIEEAKGLILQKYSLNLKEREGKTEQIKASDVGLKYSSEEEFIKLKNSQNPFGWVLASFKAKNTKMSVEFSYDNDLLNERIDRLACFNSSKFTEPKNASFKYSDFAYVIVDEVPGNKVAKDVLSNLVANALSKGETEIDLESAGAYIRPEYTSKSEKTIEARDLLNKYVSAKIDYTFGEAKESLEGSTIHQWLEVDQNFEVKLNESKAKDYIDALSKTYNTVGMTRSFATSSGTTINIGGGDYGWSINVAKETQNLIAAIKEGQTITKEPDYSQKAFSLSHENKDIGNTYVEIDLTKQHVWFYKDGSLIVQGNVVTGNLGTGHATPQGVYRLKYKQSNTVLKGSDYAVPVTFWMPFNGGIGLHDASWRSEFGGRIYETNGSHGCVNMPSNVAKTIFDNIDVNTPIICN; encoded by the coding sequence GTGGGGGACACGGAAGATGAATTCAAAGTAAAGCCACAGGAAGAGGAAAAGGAGAAATTAATAGAAGATCCAAAAGAAGATCCACTGCCCAATAAAAAACGCAAAAGAATTGGAGCTGGAATAGCCATTTCTCTTTGCATGCTGCTTTTTCTTTACTTCGGGATAACGAAATATTTCACAAATCATTTTTGTTTTGAATCGGAGATTAATTCTGTTGATGTAACTGGAAAAACGATAGAAGAAGCCAAAGGCCTAATCCTTCAGAAGTATTCATTAAATCTAAAAGAGCGAGAGGGTAAAACCGAACAAATCAAAGCTAGTGATGTCGGGTTAAAGTACAGTTCTGAGGAGGAATTTATAAAGTTAAAAAATAGCCAGAATCCTTTTGGCTGGGTTTTAGCAAGTTTTAAAGCTAAGAACACTAAAATGAGCGTAGAATTTTCATATGATAACGACCTCTTAAACGAACGTATCGATAGGCTCGCTTGTTTTAATAGCAGCAAATTTACGGAACCTAAAAACGCGAGCTTCAAGTATTCTGATTTTGCTTATGTGATTGTAGATGAAGTCCCTGGAAACAAAGTGGCTAAGGATGTTTTGTCTAACCTGGTAGCCAATGCCCTCAGTAAAGGGGAAACGGAGATAGACTTGGAATCGGCTGGTGCATATATAAGACCTGAGTATACTTCCAAGTCGGAAAAAACGATAGAAGCTAGAGATCTTCTGAACAAATATGTATCTGCAAAGATCGACTATACTTTTGGAGAAGCTAAAGAATCTTTGGAGGGTTCGACAATCCATCAATGGCTTGAAGTTGATCAAAATTTTGAAGTTAAACTGAATGAGAGTAAAGCGAAGGATTATATCGATGCACTTTCTAAGACCTATAATACAGTAGGTATGACAAGAAGTTTTGCAACCTCCTCGGGAACAACGATAAATATTGGCGGCGGTGATTATGGATGGTCGATCAATGTGGCTAAAGAAACCCAGAATCTAATTGCGGCCATCAAAGAAGGTCAAACCATTACAAAAGAACCTGATTACAGTCAGAAAGCCTTTTCACTTTCACATGAAAATAAGGATATCGGTAATACTTATGTCGAGATAGATCTGACCAAGCAGCATGTATGGTTTTATAAAGATGGCTCGCTCATCGTTCAGGGAAATGTCGTCACAGGCAATTTGGGAACCGGCCATGCAACACCTCAAGGTGTTTACAGATTAAAATATAAGCAGAGTAACACAGTCTTAAAAGGATCTGATTATGCTGTCCCGGTTACCTTCTGGATGCCCTTTAATGGAGGAATTGGGTTGCATGATGCAAGCTGGAGGAGCGAGTTTGGAGGAAGAATTTATGAGACAAACGGGTCTCATGGTTGCGTGAATATGCCTTCCAATGTAGCCAAGACGATATTTGATAATATTGATGTAAATACGCCTATTATTTGCAACTAA
- a CDS encoding MBL fold metallo-hydrolase, whose protein sequence is MGLENENKHTVLQPKYIPTPEKWRNEDLTLTWLGHAGFLINFHGTKILIDPALYDKIGITPIGNYTLGVKRYVQSPLPATQIGQVDLLICSHAHTDHFDYPTLRHFQSAKTSVFTAKNTKQLWDGMSFQSIDEIQWGEEKQFGALKVKAIEGRHWGARLPWNKEMQANSILISKNGVNLFFGADTGYTEAIQQQLREVDIDLAIMGIGAYSPKSFEAHHATPEQAIQMAEEIGAKKILPMHWGTFKLSQECIDEPIKRFNLAMSGKLDKIAIQDIGATWIKS, encoded by the coding sequence ATGGGATTAGAGAATGAAAATAAACACACGGTCCTTCAACCGAAATACATTCCCACACCTGAAAAATGGAGGAATGAAGATCTTACACTAACTTGGCTTGGCCATGCTGGATTTCTCATTAATTTTCATGGGACCAAAATTCTAATCGATCCTGCTTTATATGACAAAATTGGGATTACACCCATTGGAAATTATACGCTAGGGGTTAAACGGTATGTTCAAAGCCCCTTACCCGCTACCCAAATCGGCCAGGTTGATTTACTCATTTGTTCTCATGCGCATACGGATCATTTTGATTACCCAACTCTACGTCATTTTCAATCCGCGAAAACTTCCGTCTTCACGGCTAAAAATACTAAACAACTCTGGGATGGAATGAGTTTCCAATCCATTGATGAAATTCAGTGGGGGGAAGAAAAACAATTCGGAGCCTTGAAGGTAAAGGCTATTGAAGGCAGGCACTGGGGAGCTAGGCTTCCTTGGAATAAAGAAATGCAGGCCAATAGTATCTTAATATCCAAAAATGGCGTCAACCTGTTTTTTGGAGCGGATACAGGGTATACGGAAGCGATTCAGCAACAACTTCGTGAAGTAGACATTGATTTAGCTATTATGGGGATTGGAGCTTACTCTCCCAAGTCCTTTGAGGCCCATCATGCCACACCTGAGCAAGCCATTCAGATGGCAGAAGAAATCGGCGCGAAGAAGATCTTACCGATGCATTGGGGGACTTTTAAGCTATCCCAAGAGTGTATAGACGAACCGATAAAACGGTTTAATCTAGCAATGTCTGGTAAGCTCGATAAGATTGCAATTCAGGATATCGGAGCTACTTGGATTAAGAGTTAA
- a CDS encoding pyridoxal phosphate-dependent aminotransferase: MPNLSHRTEGFTESIIRKMTRICNQFNAVNLSQGFPDFDPPQQILDRLKEVSHEGPHQYAVTWGADNFRVALARKQSKLMNRTIDPDSELVVTCGSTEAMMAAMMTICDPGDKVIVFSPFYENYTADTILSGAEPIFVPLHPPEFNFNVDELEAAFKQKPKALILCNPSNPSGKVFMYSELKVIADFAEKYDTFVITDEVYEHIVYKPYVHTYFASLPHMFERTISCSSLSKTYSITGWRLGYIIAPPHIIDVAKKVHDFLTVGAAAPLQEAAVVGLNFSDDYYEELQRHYTEKRNLFIKGLENLNLAYTTPQGAYYVMMDISEFDSRDDNEFCEWLAQEVGVGAVPGSSFFREDVNHLIRFHFAKKTETLHEALNRLSTLRKKFKRI, from the coding sequence ATGCCTAATTTAAGCCATAGAACAGAGGGCTTTACCGAGTCCATCATTCGAAAAATGACAAGGATATGTAACCAATTTAATGCGGTCAACTTATCCCAAGGTTTTCCGGATTTTGACCCTCCGCAACAAATTTTAGATCGACTAAAGGAAGTATCTCATGAGGGACCCCATCAGTATGCCGTCACCTGGGGAGCAGATAACTTTCGAGTAGCACTAGCCCGGAAACAATCTAAGCTGATGAATCGAACGATAGACCCTGATAGTGAGCTTGTCGTGACCTGTGGAAGTACCGAAGCTATGATGGCCGCGATGATGACCATATGTGATCCAGGGGATAAAGTCATTGTATTTTCACCCTTTTATGAGAATTACACGGCAGACACTATTCTATCAGGAGCGGAACCTATTTTTGTCCCTCTTCATCCACCGGAATTCAATTTTAATGTAGATGAATTGGAAGCTGCCTTTAAGCAAAAACCTAAAGCCCTTATTTTATGCAATCCTTCGAATCCGAGCGGCAAAGTATTTATGTATTCCGAGCTTAAAGTTATTGCTGATTTCGCTGAAAAATATGATACGTTTGTGATTACAGATGAAGTCTATGAGCATATTGTCTATAAGCCTTACGTCCATACCTATTTCGCATCGCTGCCCCATATGTTTGAAAGAACGATTTCTTGTAGTTCGCTTTCGAAAACGTATTCGATTACAGGCTGGAGACTGGGCTACATTATCGCGCCTCCTCATATCATCGATGTGGCCAAAAAAGTCCATGACTTTTTAACGGTAGGAGCTGCAGCACCACTGCAAGAAGCCGCTGTCGTGGGTCTTAATTTTTCGGATGACTACTATGAAGAATTGCAACGCCACTATACTGAAAAAAGAAATCTTTTTATTAAAGGCTTAGAGAATTTAAACCTGGCCTATACGACACCTCAAGGTGCATATTATGTGATGATGGATATTTCTGAATTTGACAGTCGGGACGACAATGAATTTTGTGAGTGGCTTGCCCAAGAAGTTGGGGTAGGTGCAGTCCCTGGATCGAGCTTTTTTAGAGAAGATGTCAATCATCTGATCCGGTTCCACTTTGCGAAGAAAACAGAGACACTTCACGAGGCTTTAAATCGCTTGTCCACCTTAAGGAAAAAGTTTAAAAGGATTTAG